The DNA segment TCGGTTTCGGTATCCACGTAATCCACGCCGAGCATGACCACGTCACGATCTTTGTAAGCCCGGTGGAAGGCCTCCAGTTCCGCCGCCTCTTTTTCGCAGGGCTTGCACCACGAAGCCCAGAAGTTGACGACGACCACCTTGCCGCGCAGGGACGAGAGCGGAATGGTTTCGCCGTCGAACGTGGTTAGGGTGAAATCGGGCGCGCCGCTGCTGGATACTGGGCCGAGGGTGCGGCGGTACAACTGCAAGGCCACCATCACCAGCAACGCCAACAATACGATCCAGGCAACAATCTGGCCGAGGCGACGCTGAAGAGTGACAGGCGAATTCGGGGCGGCAGGAGATTCAGGGGCAACGGCCTGTGCATTGTTCATTGTCTCATTGTTCATTGTCGTTCATCGCCGTTTGGCGAGTTCCTTTTCCAGTTGGGCCGCCAGGTCGTCGTCGGCGGGTTCGGGCGCAGAGGCCGGGGCCGGACGGTGGGCGTTCACCGATTGCAGGTAACGGGCCAGGAAGAATGCGCCCACTAGCAAGGCCAGCGGCGGCAAAACCCAGATCAAAATGTTGAGG comes from the Chloroflexota bacterium genome and includes:
- a CDS encoding TlpA family protein disulfide reductase, coding for MNNETMNNAQAVAPESPAAPNSPVTLQRRLGQIVAWIVLLALLVMVALQLYRRTLGPVSSSGAPDFTLTTFDGETIPLSSLRGKVVVVNFWASWCKPCEKEAAELEAFHRAYKDRDVVMLGVDYVDTETEARAYMAKFNITYTNGPDLGTRISQAFRIKGVPETYVIDQNGKLVQTIIGETTQAKLAAIVDPLLK